GGATCCGTGTAGCCGAGCAGTTTCTCGCATCCGATCAGCTCGCCGAGCCGGGGAATGGGGATCATGGCGAGCGCCAGATAGCCGTCCGCCGTGGCGTAGATGCCGTACGGGGCGCTGATGTAGGCGTTGGCGTTGTTGACGGCGCTGCGTTGCGGCGGTTTGTGCCCGTCGTTGAGGTAGGTGGTGAGCACCTCGAACTGCATGTCCAGCAACGCCTCCAACAGGCTGACGTGCACGTGCGCGCCGACGCCGGTGCGTTTGGCGCGCAGCAGGCCCGCCATCACGCCTTGGACGAGCAGCTGTCCCGCGAACAGGTCGGCCACCGACAACCCCATCGGGGTCGGCGGCTGGCCGGCGTCGCCGTTCAGCCAGCAGATTCCCGACAGCGCCTGGGCCAGCAGATCCTGCCCGGGTTTGCCGGACCACGGTCCGCTTTCGCCGTAGCCGCTCACCTCGCCGTACACCAGACGCGGATTGATGGCGGTCATGGCGTCGTATCCCACGCCGATGCGGTCGGCCACGCCCGGACGGTAGTTGACGACCATCACGTCAGCCTCGCGTACCAGCCTCTCCAACACGGTCCGGCTGCCCGGATCCTTCAGATCGAGCGCGATGGCCTTCTTGTTGCGGTTGATCGCATGGAACAGCGAACTGTCGCCGTCGATCACGCAGTCGGATATATACAGCGAACGGCAGATGTCGCCGCCTCCGGGCCGTTCGACTTTCAACACTTCGGCACCGAGGTCGGCCAGCCGCAAGGTGGCCGAAGGCGCGGAGAGGAACTGGCTCAGATCCAGCACTTTGATGCCTTGCAACGGTTTCATCGCTTCGCTCCTTCCCTCGCATTCGCGTCGAGTCCGAACTCGGCGACGATGCGGTCGGTGTCGGCGCCCAACCGCGGGGCCGGCTTCGAGGCCGGACGGTCCTCCCCAAGAAAACGTATCGGGCAACGTGTGGTGAACAGCGAAGGGTCGCCTTCGCGCGCGACGTCTTGGATGAAGTCGAGCGCTTTGAACGCTTCGGAGGCGACCAGCCGTTCCCAGGTGTACACGTCGGAGCACCAGACGCCGGCCGGCTCCAGCAGCGACAGCCAATGGTCGGTGGTGCCGCCCAGCAGCGCCTCGCCGATCTCGCGTTTGATCTCATCGCGTTTGGTGAACCATTCGGCCTCGTCGGTGCGGGCGGCCACCGCGGAAGAGCCGATAAGCTCGCCGATGCGGCTTACCGACCCCATGGCGAGCGCCAGATAACCGTCCGCCGTCTCGTAGATGCCGTATGGGGCGGCCAGATAGGCGTGCGCGTTGTGGTAGGCGCTGCGTTGGGGAGCGCGGCGTCCGTCGTTGAGGTAGGTGGTGAGCACTTCGAACTGCATGTCGAGAATCGATGACAGCAGGCTGACCTCCACGTGGCCGCCCTCGCCTGTGGTCTCACGGCGGATCAGACAGGAGAGGATGCCTTCGACCAGATGCACGCCGGTGTAGGAGTCGGCGAGGGACAGGGCGAAGGGCATGGGCGGCTGTCCGTCGTCGCCGTTCAGCCATGCGAGGCCGGACAGCGACTGCACCAGCAGATCCTGGCCGGGCTTGCCCACCCAAGGACCCACCGTGCCGTAGCCACTGACCGAACCGTAGACGAGACGCGGGTTCAACGTCTTGACATCGTCGTAGCCCAGTCCCATCTTCTCCATCACACCGGGGCGGAAGGCTTCGATCAGCACATCCG
Above is a window of Bifidobacterium eulemuris DNA encoding:
- a CDS encoding CaiB/BaiF CoA transferase family protein, producing the protein MKPLQGIKVLDLSQFLSAPSATLRLADLGAEVLKVERPGGGDICRSLYISDCVIDGDSSLFHAINRNKKAIALDLKDPGSRTVLERLVREADVMVVNYRPGVADRIGVGYDAMTAINPRLVYGEVSGYGESGPWSGKPGQDLLAQALSGICWLNGDAGQPPTPMGLSVADLFAGQLLVQGVMAGLLRAKRTGVGAHVHVSLLEALLDMQFEVLTTYLNDGHKPPQRSAVNNANAYISAPYGIYATADGYLALAMIPIPRLGELIGCEKLLGYTDPDDWHRRRDEIKRVLVDHLAGETTAHWLSILEPADVWCADVYTWDTLMDTEAFQALDMVQEVRRPNGVSIATTCCPIRIDGERYKGGPAAPTVGQDNAQYL
- a CDS encoding CaiB/BaiF CoA transferase family protein, with translation MKPLEGMVVLDFCQYLAGPSAAMRLADLGARVIKIERPGVGDGSRRLALEGLWSDGDAVNFHAINRNKESVALNTKDPDDLAKVKRLIAQADVLIEAFRPGVMEKMGLGYDDVKTLNPRLVYGSVSGYGTVGPWVGKPGQDLLVQSLSGLAWLNGDDGQPPMPFALSLADSYTGVHLVEGILSCLIRRETTGEGGHVEVSLLSSILDMQFEVLTTYLNDGRRAPQRSAYHNAHAYLAAPYGIYETADGYLALAMGSVSRIGELIGSSAVAARTDEAEWFTKRDEIKREIGEALLGGTTDHWLSLLEPAGVWCSDVYTWERLVASEAFKALDFIQDVAREGDPSLFTTRCPIRFLGEDRPASKPAPRLGADTDRIVAEFGLDANAREGAKR